The following are encoded in a window of Solirubrobacterales bacterium genomic DNA:
- a CDS encoding type II toxin-antitoxin system VapC family toxin, whose product MTSEAEAVLDASALIALLWEEPGAEAVAPLLGRAVISTVNMSEVLQRYLAVGVNPDGKLEDIAALGIKIESFGREHAEIAASLWKPTRTAGLSLADRACIALARQTGLAAHTADSAWGRIDLGIEVVTIR is encoded by the coding sequence ATGACCAGTGAAGCCGAGGCGGTTCTCGATGCGTCCGCGTTGATCGCCCTGCTGTGGGAAGAGCCGGGAGCGGAGGCCGTTGCGCCGCTCCTGGGCCGCGCGGTGATCTCGACCGTCAACATGAGTGAGGTGCTCCAGAGGTACCTGGCCGTTGGAGTGAACCCGGACGGGAAGCTGGAGGACATTGCCGCTCTCGGTATCAAAATCGAGTCCTTTGGCCGTGAGCATGCCGAGATCGCCGCTTCACTCTGGAAGCCCACCCGCACCGCGGGTCTTTCGCTCGCGGACCGGGCCTGCATCGCCCTCGCCCGTCAAACCGGACTTGCCGCCCACACCGCCGACTCCGCCTGGGGCCGGATCGATCTCGGAATCGAAGTGGTGACGATTCGCTGA
- a CDS encoding Fic family protein codes for MEAALNLKSPIEIDSLLEIHRCLLAGKDTDAGRLRREQVWIGGSAVGPHSATFVPPHSDRVPALLEDLIVFCDRTDIPPLIQIAVAHAQFETIHPFTDGNGRSGRAIVQTMLRLSGITRRSTVPVSSGLLVDTDRYFSALTAYRDGRVQPILDEFSRASRFAAVEGRHLADDLDAIRLENASRIKARRDAAVWRLNDHLIGQPVVNTEYVANSLGVSKVSAQTAIDRLVASGVLTETTKRVRRRVWQADAILRRLDEFAANIRRM; via the coding sequence ATGGAAGCAGCCTTGAATCTGAAGTCACCGATCGAGATCGACTCACTCCTGGAGATCCACCGATGCCTTCTGGCCGGCAAGGACACGGATGCGGGCCGACTGCGAAGGGAGCAGGTCTGGATCGGTGGCTCAGCAGTGGGACCCCACTCCGCCACCTTCGTTCCTCCCCATTCCGACCGGGTTCCGGCACTGCTCGAGGATTTGATCGTCTTCTGCGACCGGACCGACATTCCGCCGTTGATCCAGATCGCGGTCGCTCACGCCCAGTTCGAAACCATCCACCCTTTCACTGACGGCAACGGACGGTCCGGTCGCGCGATCGTCCAGACGATGCTCAGGTTAAGTGGGATCACAAGGCGCAGCACCGTGCCGGTTTCTTCCGGGCTACTGGTTGATACCGATCGATACTTCTCGGCCTTGACCGCCTACCGGGACGGGCGGGTCCAGCCGATTCTTGACGAGTTCAGCCGGGCATCCCGATTTGCTGCGGTCGAAGGACGTCACCTGGCCGACGACCTCGATGCGATCCGCCTCGAGAACGCCTCCCGGATCAAGGCCAGGCGAGATGCCGCCGTCTGGCGGCTGAACGATCATCTGATCGGCCAGCCGGTCGTGAATACCGAATATGTGGCGAACAGCCTCGGAGTCTCCAAGGTTTCCGCCCAGACAGCCATCGACCGGCTGGTCGCATCCGGGGTCCTGACCGAGACCACTAAGCGGGTCCGTCGCCGGGTCTGGCAGGCCGACGCCATCCTCCGTC
- a CDS encoding AbrB/MazE/SpoVT family DNA-binding domain-containing protein: MAREPNTVSLRVGPQGRVVIPAEIRRQLGIIPGTALVARIESDRLIIERREQVLERLRSELREVTPEDRDMVEELISERRAEARREAAGHDQ, encoded by the coding sequence ATGGCACGCGAACCGAACACGGTTTCACTTCGGGTTGGACCGCAGGGCAGAGTCGTGATCCCCGCTGAGATCCGACGACAGCTGGGAATCATTCCCGGCACAGCGCTGGTGGCTCGTATCGAGTCCGACCGATTGATCATCGAGCGCCGGGAGCAGGTGCTCGAACGGTTGCGAAGCGAACTCCGCGAGGTCACCCCGGAAGATCGAGACATGGTGGAAGAACTGATCTCGGAACGCCGTGCGGAGGCAAGACGGGAAGCCGCCGGGCATGACCAGTGA